The proteins below come from a single Oscillospiraceae bacterium genomic window:
- a CDS encoding ATP-binding protein, which translates to MGRIYSNIPTDCWAQLCIVSQRMDEISFERDVLYHRTNDGLDAYRVERNRLMKAYAKEIGNVKQQKYLILSTNKQNSRDARERLNQVQRNMLGELSNIGCKVCALDNNARLEVLHNFFRIGEETHFQFDFDNCTRLGQDFRDAIAPDAMRFCKDHIEIDDFYAKCMTIAQYPQQLDDKFIATLLQQVPYIVLSIAIQPVETEDAYREIEDSRMKTDAEKVRFNRKTVENLDFVATVPYKTQAQEKNIEYIRTEMAEHDQQMFLVLLSAAYFADTLDELKAETAALKTTAANFNCRFTELRFQQERAFNTAMPYGLRRIASVRTMLTKGLCALVPFNVHEILDPGGIFYGVNAVSGNLIVGLRSKLVNGNGMVLGTSGGGKSLFVKLEILMLYLRYPKAKFYIVDPENEYTPLVRTMGGEVVDISPVSETHFNPLDFHYNEKEGVLPQSEKAEFVLSLFEKIMKAENVMPGDKSIVDDCLKNIYQPLIESNYTVSCPTLVDLWEELKRQREPRAHKLALALQLFATGSMKAFAQPTNVDMSNRLICFNINRLGEQLKPVAMISMLEFINTAVMNTNRKDATAATWVYFDEIYLLLRDAESANFLYQSWKRYRKYNAYATGITQNAEECLRNPIARTVLANSEFVVMLRQTKDIDAMEDLYTLSKPQKEYLKLATAGQGILKMGNNIIPFENKQPTTGMVYKLISTKPGECD; encoded by the coding sequence CTCGACGCATACCGCGTCGAACGCAATCGTCTGATGAAAGCCTATGCGAAAGAAATCGGCAATGTGAAGCAGCAAAAGTACCTGATTCTCTCCACCAACAAGCAGAACAGCAGGGATGCCCGCGAACGGCTGAATCAGGTGCAGCGGAATATGCTGGGCGAGTTGTCCAACATTGGCTGCAAAGTCTGTGCGCTGGATAACAACGCCCGGCTGGAAGTGCTGCACAACTTTTTCCGCATCGGAGAGGAAACGCACTTCCAGTTTGATTTTGACAACTGCACCCGGTTGGGACAGGATTTTCGGGATGCCATTGCGCCGGATGCAATGCGCTTTTGCAAAGACCACATCGAGATTGACGATTTCTATGCCAAGTGCATGACGATTGCCCAGTATCCGCAGCAGTTGGACGATAAGTTTATTGCGACACTGCTCCAGCAGGTGCCGTACATCGTTTTGTCCATTGCCATTCAGCCTGTGGAAACCGAGGACGCTTACCGCGAAATCGAGGATTCCCGGATGAAAACCGATGCCGAAAAGGTGCGGTTTAATCGCAAAACGGTGGAGAATCTTGACTTTGTGGCCACTGTGCCATACAAGACACAGGCACAGGAGAAGAACATCGAATATATCCGAACGGAAATGGCCGAGCATGACCAGCAGATGTTCTTGGTGTTGTTATCCGCGGCATATTTTGCCGATACACTGGACGAACTCAAAGCAGAAACCGCTGCACTAAAAACCACGGCAGCGAACTTCAATTGCCGGTTTACCGAGCTGCGTTTCCAGCAGGAACGAGCCTTTAACACGGCCATGCCGTATGGCCTGCGGCGCATTGCCAGTGTGCGCACTATGCTTACCAAGGGGTTGTGCGCCCTTGTGCCGTTCAATGTGCATGAAATTCTTGATCCCGGTGGTATCTTTTACGGCGTTAACGCTGTGTCCGGAAATCTGATTGTGGGGCTTCGTTCCAAGTTGGTAAACGGCAATGGTATGGTTTTGGGAACTTCCGGCGGTGGCAAGTCTTTGTTTGTTAAGCTGGAAATCCTGATGCTGTATCTGCGATACCCCAAAGCAAAGTTTTATATAGTGGACCCGGAAAACGAGTACACACCCTTGGTTCGTACTATGGGTGGTGAGGTTGTTGATATTTCTCCTGTTAGCGAAACACACTTCAACCCTCTGGATTTTCACTACAATGAAAAAGAAGGTGTTTTGCCGCAAAGCGAAAAGGCTGAATTTGTTCTATCGCTGTTTGAGAAAATAATGAAAGCCGAAAATGTCATGCCGGGCGATAAAAGCATTGTGGATGACTGCCTTAAGAATATTTATCAGCCACTGATTGAATCCAACTACACCGTTTCGTGTCCAACATTGGTGGATTTATGGGAAGAACTGAAAAGGCAGCGCGAACCGCGTGCGCATAAGCTGGCACTTGCGCTACAGCTTTTTGCAACTGGCAGTATGAAGGCGTTTGCGCAGCCCACAAATGTGGATATGTCCAACCGGCTGATTTGCTTTAACATCAACCGTTTGGGTGAGCAGCTGAAACCTGTAGCCATGATTTCCATGCTTGAATTCATAAACACTGCTGTGATGAACACCAACCGAAAGGACGCAACTGCCGCCACATGGGTATATTTCGATGAGATTTACCTGCTTTTGCGTGATGCAGAGAGCGCGAATTTTCTATATCAGAGTTGGAAACGGTATCGAAAATACAACGCATACGCCACCGGCATTACTCAAAATGCCGAGGAGTGCCTAAGAAATCCGATTGCACGAACCGTACTTGCAAACAGTGAATTTGTGGTGATGCTGCGCCAGACCAAGGATATTGATGCCATGGAAGATTTGTACACCCTGTCCAAGCCGCAGAAAGAATATCTGAAGCTGGCCACTGCCGGGCAGGGCATTTTGAAGATGGGCAACAATATTATTCCGTTTGAAAATAAGCAACCGACAACAGGTATGGTGTATAAACTCATCAGCACCAAACCCGGAGAATGTGATTGA
- a CDS encoding heparinase II/III-family protein, whose translation MRIVAINEAEAIIEPFFDGGTSEPDNQDPRYRVLDEYQVQVLNGAIGSIRQGWAFATIQLDKAAGSLPALEMHRSCRLDISDYDRFIFFGSLPKDFRLTVKAVVDGKEQILIKEVQGSGVSEEYTGTIQGCWMTGLSIQIVSSRGGVEGNICWLGLAHSERLQRMLKQREYYSPEWPGCFVQDIPACPKPTIGILLGAEELEALREKLRHPLFADAYAKKKEQAQRDMAICPEHYIGRFVPHFDQRWNRTRDRAWAPSTTKNACGLETVIENLAFVGLVENDLEMMRMAVRHALSVCHCEYWCESAMGVLPGATWHHRSFTENMYCKVISLVLDWCGDLMTPFAKQIVRDALAMKGLPRIESDFRRVEYIRYMNQGIVFSYGRIFADLAMLPRHPRYRRDLLQAEEDLHSIIENYIQEDGGTLEGPGYWMFTFNETLCALYAMARYHQKPFDCYRDLLSKTSQFELSMLSMEKDETVYLPINDAHPLTRISCALANSFYLFTGHSAWKNLYERLLRQGSVDEDSFALISAPIPDEEQLEEQEVCRIYPVTGQLGTVRKGRDLTTHIHLCSGPTYSAHFHEDKGSLILEAEGICLCPDCGSANYFESELFYLRQAGAHNLLYPVRADGILSVQGRYEKGGRVLKAQGDGTHVEFCTDDTLAWSDGVYQKVRRTVISPFAELLALEDEFLLGNADSVEFRLNCYGQWKVEADCAYAQVGDVKLYVKPLNWKWQGAAAEPMMDGEHRPVWQLRAPYQEAKGAKLVTAVWMERQNRIHICEQKTAWEFSGAEGIFYLDK comes from the coding sequence ATGCGAATTGTTGCGATCAATGAAGCGGAAGCAATCATAGAACCGTTTTTCGACGGAGGGACATCTGAGCCGGACAACCAGGACCCACGCTATCGTGTATTGGATGAATATCAGGTGCAGGTGTTGAATGGGGCTATTGGCAGCATCCGCCAGGGATGGGCATTTGCCACAATCCAGCTGGATAAAGCAGCAGGCTCGTTGCCTGCGCTGGAGATGCATCGCAGCTGCCGGCTGGATATTTCCGATTATGATAGATTCATCTTTTTTGGAAGTTTGCCCAAAGATTTTCGATTGACCGTAAAAGCGGTGGTGGATGGTAAAGAGCAGATACTGATAAAAGAAGTTCAGGGAAGCGGTGTCAGTGAGGAATACACCGGGACGATACAAGGCTGTTGGATGACCGGTTTGTCCATCCAGATCGTTTCGTCTCGTGGAGGAGTCGAGGGAAATATCTGCTGGCTGGGGCTTGCACACAGTGAAAGACTGCAGCGAATGCTGAAACAAAGAGAGTATTATTCTCCGGAATGGCCGGGCTGCTTTGTACAGGATATTCCCGCCTGCCCCAAACCCACCATTGGGATTCTGCTGGGGGCGGAAGAACTGGAAGCACTGCGAGAAAAGCTGAGACATCCGCTGTTTGCAGACGCTTATGCAAAGAAAAAAGAGCAGGCACAGCGTGATATGGCGATTTGCCCCGAACACTATATCGGACGCTTTGTACCTCATTTTGACCAGCGATGGAATCGTACAAGAGATCGGGCATGGGCGCCCAGTACAACCAAAAATGCCTGCGGATTGGAAACGGTGATCGAGAATCTGGCCTTTGTGGGTCTGGTGGAAAACGATCTGGAAATGATGCGCATGGCAGTACGCCACGCTCTTTCGGTGTGCCATTGTGAATATTGGTGTGAGTCGGCCATGGGAGTGCTGCCCGGAGCCACCTGGCATCATCGTAGTTTTACCGAGAACATGTATTGCAAGGTGATTTCTCTGGTGCTGGACTGGTGCGGTGATCTGATGACTCCGTTTGCCAAACAGATTGTCAGGGATGCGCTGGCCATGAAAGGTCTTCCGCGAATCGAGTCTGATTTCCGGCGTGTGGAGTATATCCGATATATGAACCAGGGAATCGTGTTCAGCTATGGGCGCATTTTCGCAGATTTGGCTATGCTTCCCCGTCATCCTCGCTACCGGCGGGATCTTCTGCAGGCAGAGGAAGATCTGCACTCGATTATTGAAAATTACATCCAAGAAGATGGAGGAACTCTGGAGGGTCCCGGATATTGGATGTTCACTTTTAACGAAACTCTGTGCGCGTTGTACGCAATGGCCAGGTACCATCAGAAGCCCTTTGACTGCTATCGGGATCTTCTGAGTAAGACCAGCCAGTTTGAGTTGTCCATGCTCTCCATGGAAAAGGATGAAACGGTGTATTTGCCGATTAATGATGCCCATCCTCTCACACGGATATCCTGTGCATTGGCAAATAGTTTTTATCTGTTTACCGGACATTCCGCATGGAAAAATCTGTATGAGAGATTGCTCAGGCAGGGGAGTGTGGACGAAGACAGCTTCGCACTGATTTCGGCTCCGATTCCGGATGAAGAGCAGCTGGAAGAACAGGAAGTATGCCGAATCTATCCGGTAACCGGTCAGTTGGGTACGGTGCGCAAAGGACGGGACCTCACAACGCACATTCATTTGTGCAGCGGACCGACTTATTCGGCACATTTCCATGAAGATAAGGGAAGCCTAATTCTGGAAGCCGAGGGAATCTGCCTTTGTCCGGATTGCGGTTCAGCCAATTATTTTGAGTCGGAACTGTTTTATCTGCGCCAGGCAGGGGCGCACAACTTACTGTATCCTGTGCGTGCAGATGGAATTTTATCTGTACAGGGGCGCTATGAAAAGGGTGGAAGAGTGCTGAAAGCTCAGGGGGACGGAACACATGTGGAATTCTGCACCGATGATACCCTTGCATGGAGCGATGGTGTATATCAAAAGGTGCGTCGAACGGTAATCTCTCCCTTTGCGGAACTTCTGGCGCTGGAGGATGAGTTTCTGCTTGGCAATGCAGACAGTGTGGAATTCCGCTTGAATTGTTATGGCCAGTGGAAGGTCGAAGCAGATTGCGCCTATGCCCAAGTGGGGGATGTGAAACTGTATGTAAAACCGCTTAACTGGAAGTGGCAGGGGGCCGCGGCAGAGCCGATGATGGATGGAGAACACCGTCCGGTATGGCAGTTGCGGGCGCCCTATCAAGAAGCCAAGGGGGCAAAGCTTGTCACAGCGGTCTGGATGGAGCGACAGAATCGAATCCACATATGTGAACAGAAAACTGCATGGGAATTTTCCGGTGCAGAAGGGATTTTCTATCTTGACAAATGA
- a CDS encoding Gfo/Idh/MocA family oxidoreductase: METNKVKAILIGAGQRGAQVYGAFARRNPNDIVFVAVAEPDEARRKEFCRDHGICPDNAVEDWHELLARPKMADCAFVCTQDNQHIAPAMAALQAGYHVVMEKPMSRHADELRALKALAEEKGKLVTVCHVLRYTPFFSKVKELLDAGEIGQLQSVQQIENVAYWHQAHSFVRGNWRREDETSPMILAKSCHDMDIILWMVGSHCTKVSSFGSLGHFKAENAPEGAPEYCLDGCPVSDTCPYNAERIYLQSKGVHVPVIRKVVSLENTDESVREALRRGPYGRCVYHCDNDVVDHQVVNLEFENGVTASFTMCAFTWDGGRTIKLMGTHGQIVGDVEKDEIELTCFATGTTTTIRLNADPEGHSGGDKGFMRDVVRQMKTDGAYTGRTQVASSVESHLIALAAEDSRVNGHTVMMDAFV, from the coding sequence ATGGAAACCAATAAGGTAAAAGCAATTTTGATCGGTGCCGGCCAGCGAGGAGCTCAGGTATACGGCGCTTTTGCACGGCGCAACCCCAATGATATCGTTTTTGTGGCGGTGGCTGAGCCGGATGAAGCTCGTCGGAAGGAATTCTGCCGGGATCATGGCATCTGCCCGGATAATGCGGTGGAAGACTGGCATGAACTGCTGGCACGCCCTAAAATGGCCGATTGTGCCTTTGTGTGCACACAGGACAACCAGCACATTGCCCCTGCAATGGCGGCTCTGCAGGCGGGATACCATGTGGTGATGGAAAAACCCATGAGCCGCCATGCAGACGAGCTTCGAGCGTTGAAAGCACTCGCGGAAGAAAAGGGAAAACTGGTCACAGTGTGTCATGTGCTGCGCTATACTCCTTTCTTCAGCAAGGTTAAAGAGCTGTTGGATGCCGGAGAGATTGGTCAGCTGCAGAGTGTGCAGCAGATCGAGAATGTGGCCTACTGGCATCAGGCGCACAGCTTTGTGCGCGGTAATTGGCGCAGGGAAGATGAAACAAGCCCGATGATTCTGGCGAAAAGCTGTCATGATATGGACATCATTCTCTGGATGGTGGGCAGCCATTGCACCAAGGTTTCCTCTTTCGGGAGTCTGGGACATTTTAAAGCCGAGAACGCACCGGAGGGGGCACCGGAATACTGCTTGGACGGTTGCCCGGTTTCCGATACCTGCCCGTACAATGCGGAACGAATTTATCTGCAAAGTAAAGGGGTTCATGTGCCGGTAATCCGCAAGGTAGTCAGCCTTGAGAATACGGATGAGTCGGTGCGGGAGGCGTTGCGCAGAGGACCCTATGGTCGGTGCGTATATCACTGCGACAACGATGTTGTGGACCATCAGGTAGTAAACCTTGAATTTGAAAACGGCGTAACAGCGTCCTTTACCATGTGCGCTTTCACATGGGATGGCGGACGGACCATTAAGCTTATGGGAACTCATGGTCAGATTGTTGGCGATGTGGAAAAGGATGAGATTGAGCTGACCTGTTTTGCCACCGGTACGACCACCACGATTCGCCTGAATGCCGACCCGGAGGGACATTCCGGCGGTGATAAGGGCTTTATGCGTGATGTGGTGCGCCAGATGAAGACGGATGGAGCCTATACGGGCAGAACTCAGGTTGCCAGCTCGGTTGAAAGTCATTTGATTGCTTTGGCTGCTGAAGATTCCCGCGTGAATGGTCACACTGTCATGATGGATGCGTTTGTGTGA
- a CDS encoding ABC transporter substrate-binding protein, producing the protein MKNKKLFPLAMAAVMGVSLFAGCGQTGESSVESVSGGQTTETGTQSGEPTEIIWMVRNEEPKNFDSVMAAVNEKLLKEKNMTLDMRFIAPGDYDTKMQMAMAGGDEWDLCFTSHWANNYVNAAGKGAYLELSEEMLNENAPNLMATIPENLWNGVKVNGNIYALMNYQAMYDQAGMMFLKSAVDEQGIDVTTVNSWESLNKTIADLAAAYPDKYATRGGGVINHDLMLQDVPLSTIMNMPFLTYDPETNKVSNTLYFDRIQENLASAKEWKDKNYAPADAATIKDENTLLSQGQILSRYQRVKPGVDAALKNTYGNEWVTVPMGDPYINTMAVQSTLTAVNVNSEHPEEAIQLYDYIFGDKEISNMLFYGLEGQDYELVNGRVKKLEDCWSAPAWMLGNQFNALLLEADMEGVWEETMKGNEEATLDPLFGFVPDRSSIETEMANCEAIWTEYKDILYYGLQDQSVAVPEMLDKMNKAGLEKVTAEIQNQVDEFLASKA; encoded by the coding sequence ATGAAAAACAAGAAGTTATTCCCTTTAGCAATGGCAGCAGTCATGGGCGTTAGTCTTTTTGCTGGCTGCGGTCAAACCGGTGAGAGCAGTGTGGAATCCGTTTCCGGCGGCCAGACAACTGAGACTGGCACACAGAGCGGCGAACCAACTGAAATTATCTGGATGGTTCGCAACGAAGAGCCGAAGAACTTTGATTCGGTCATGGCCGCTGTGAACGAGAAACTGCTGAAAGAGAAGAACATGACGCTGGATATGCGTTTCATCGCCCCCGGCGACTACGACACCAAGATGCAGATGGCGATGGCCGGCGGTGACGAATGGGATCTGTGCTTCACCAGCCACTGGGCAAACAACTATGTGAATGCAGCAGGCAAAGGTGCTTATCTGGAGCTCAGCGAAGAAATGTTGAACGAGAACGCACCTAATCTGATGGCGACCATTCCTGAAAATCTGTGGAATGGTGTAAAGGTTAATGGCAACATTTATGCTCTGATGAATTATCAGGCTATGTACGATCAGGCCGGCATGATGTTCCTGAAGTCTGCGGTGGATGAGCAGGGTATTGATGTGACCACTGTGAACAGCTGGGAGAGCCTGAACAAAACCATTGCAGATCTGGCAGCTGCTTATCCGGATAAGTACGCTACCCGTGGCGGCGGTGTAATCAACCATGACCTGATGCTGCAGGATGTGCCACTGAGCACCATCATGAATATGCCCTTCCTGACCTACGATCCCGAAACCAATAAGGTCTCCAACACGCTGTATTTCGATCGAATTCAGGAAAACCTGGCTTCTGCCAAGGAGTGGAAGGACAAAAACTATGCTCCTGCTGATGCAGCCACTATCAAGGACGAGAACACTCTGCTGTCGCAGGGTCAGATCCTGTCCCGTTATCAGCGCGTGAAACCCGGTGTTGATGCGGCGCTGAAAAATACCTATGGTAACGAGTGGGTTACCGTTCCCATGGGTGATCCGTACATCAATACCATGGCTGTTCAGAGCACGCTGACCGCAGTAAACGTGAACTCCGAGCATCCTGAGGAAGCCATTCAGCTGTACGATTACATTTTTGGTGACAAGGAAATTTCCAATATGCTGTTCTACGGTCTGGAAGGTCAGGACTACGAACTGGTCAATGGTCGTGTGAAGAAGCTGGAAGACTGCTGGAGCGCACCTGCTTGGATGCTGGGTAACCAGTTCAATGCATTGCTGCTCGAGGCAGATATGGAAGGCGTTTGGGAAGAGACCATGAAGGGCAACGAGGAAGCCACCCTGGATCCTCTGTTTGGCTTTGTGCCTGATCGCAGCAGCATCGAGACCGAAATGGCTAACTGTGAAGCTATCTGGACCGAGTACAAGGATATCCTGTACTATGGTCTGCAGGATCAGAGCGTTGCAGTTCCTGAAATGCTGGACAAGATGAACAAGGCCGGCCTGGAGAAGGTCACCGCCGAAATCCAGAACCAGGTGGATGAATTCCTGGCTTCCAAAGCTTAA
- the galE gene encoding UDP-glucose 4-epimerase GalE, protein MAILVSGGAGYIGSHTCVELLAAGYDIVVADNYYNSCPEALARVKKIAGKDFRFVEADMTDKAAVEKIFAENEDIDCVIQFAAYKAVGESVSKPIEYYSNNLACTLNILDVMRRHNCHNIIFSSSATVYGDPASVPIREDFPVGGTTNPYGTTKVFTERILTDCCKADPELNVALLRYFNPIGAHPSGLIGEDPNGIPNNLVPYIAKVAVGKLEKVHVFGNDYPTPDGTGVRDYIHVVDLARGHVAAIKKLEQKPGLFICNLGTGHGYSVLDVIHAFSKACGKEIPYVIDPRRPGDIAECWCDPSKAKRELGWEAQYGIEEMCAHSWNWQSHNPDGYKTAE, encoded by the coding sequence ATGGCAATTTTGGTTAGCGGTGGCGCCGGTTACATCGGCAGCCACACCTGTGTGGAACTTCTGGCCGCAGGGTACGACATCGTCGTGGCCGATAACTATTACAACTCCTGCCCTGAGGCCCTGGCCCGCGTCAAGAAGATTGCCGGCAAGGACTTCCGCTTTGTCGAGGCTGACATGACCGACAAGGCCGCTGTGGAGAAAATTTTTGCCGAGAACGAGGACATTGACTGCGTTATCCAGTTTGCCGCCTACAAGGCTGTGGGCGAAAGCGTTTCCAAGCCCATTGAGTACTACTCCAACAACCTGGCCTGCACGCTGAACATTCTGGACGTTATGCGCCGCCATAACTGCCACAACATCATCTTCTCCTCCTCTGCCACCGTCTACGGCGACCCCGCCAGCGTGCCCATCCGCGAGGATTTCCCCGTGGGCGGCACCACCAACCCCTACGGCACCACCAAGGTCTTTACCGAGCGCATCCTGACCGACTGCTGCAAGGCTGACCCGGAGCTGAATGTGGCGCTGCTGCGTTACTTCAACCCTATTGGTGCCCATCCGTCCGGCCTGATTGGCGAGGACCCCAACGGCATCCCCAACAACCTTGTGCCCTATATTGCCAAGGTTGCCGTGGGCAAGCTGGAGAAGGTTCACGTCTTTGGCAATGACTACCCGACCCCCGACGGCACCGGCGTGCGCGACTACATCCACGTTGTGGATCTGGCCCGCGGCCACGTGGCGGCCATCAAGAAGCTGGAGCAGAAGCCCGGCCTGTTCATCTGCAATCTGGGCACCGGCCACGGCTACAGCGTGCTGGATGTCATCCACGCCTTCAGCAAGGCCTGCGGCAAGGAGATTCCCTATGTTATCGACCCGCGCCGCCCCGGCGACATTGCCGAGTGCTGGTGTGACCCCAGCAAGGCCAAGCGCGAGCTGGGCTGGGAGGCCCAGTACGGCATTGAGGAGATGTGCGCCCACAGCTGGAACTGGCAGAGCCACAACCCCGACGGCTATAAGACCGCTGAATAA
- a CDS encoding glycoside hydrolase family 88 protein, with product MENKEYRDIYEAICRKAALNAQRIGTDLREFPGRMDGRYFDVDRNTLRPVEHIFCWTPSFFTGMALMAAQHTGNLSLVRWVESLYEKYRAKVFDTPADTMHDLGFMYTLYSTLAYRLTGSDTMKELSVRAAEVLAHRFVPNGRYIRAWGRMDDSLPDYIEESLKQNNFFTNSQGLAIVDCMMNLPLLFWAGEATKDKFFTNVAIAHADTTLKNFIREDGSVCHAYRFDEITGEPVEEFNDCGYSVGSHWARGTAWAVYGFALAWRFTGLERYRQAVLKLTGKYLELCAPDGVPVWDFRLPEDKPARHFGSQETWEYWDITDPANRTLNVDSSAAAIMACGMLEFLSKEENESMRQYVQTVARTLAQQYLELDPECPGVLRQQNGNATFASFGDYFAMELYARLLNEPILAW from the coding sequence ATGGAAAATAAGGAATACCGGGATATATATGAGGCAATCTGTCGGAAAGCGGCTTTGAATGCCCAGCGTATTGGTACGGATCTGAGAGAATTTCCCGGGCGCATGGATGGCAGATATTTTGATGTGGATCGCAATACGCTGCGCCCGGTGGAACATATCTTTTGCTGGACACCCAGCTTTTTTACCGGAATGGCGCTGATGGCTGCTCAGCATACCGGTAACCTTTCGCTGGTGCGCTGGGTGGAAAGCCTGTACGAGAAATATCGGGCAAAAGTCTTTGATACTCCGGCAGATACGATGCATGATCTGGGATTTATGTATACGCTGTACAGTACGCTGGCATATCGTCTGACCGGAAGTGACACGATGAAGGAGCTATCGGTGCGGGCGGCCGAGGTGCTGGCACATCGGTTCGTGCCCAATGGAAGATATATTCGCGCCTGGGGGCGCATGGACGACAGTCTGCCGGATTACATTGAAGAGTCGCTGAAACAAAATAATTTTTTCACGAACAGTCAGGGGCTTGCCATTGTGGACTGCATGATGAATCTGCCGCTTCTGTTCTGGGCGGGCGAGGCTACCAAGGACAAGTTTTTTACGAATGTTGCTATTGCACATGCGGATACTACGTTGAAAAACTTTATCCGTGAGGACGGTAGTGTTTGCCACGCTTATCGTTTTGATGAAATTACCGGAGAGCCGGTAGAGGAATTTAATGATTGTGGCTATTCGGTAGGTTCGCATTGGGCCAGGGGAACGGCTTGGGCTGTATACGGATTTGCGTTGGCATGGAGATTTACCGGTCTGGAACGTTACCGCCAGGCGGTGCTGAAGCTGACCGGAAAATATCTGGAACTGTGTGCACCTGATGGTGTGCCGGTATGGGATTTTCGCTTACCGGAAGATAAGCCTGCCCGTCACTTTGGAAGCCAGGAAACATGGGAGTACTGGGATATTACCGACCCGGCAAACCGCACATTGAATGTGGACAGCTCGGCTGCGGCAATTATGGCTTGCGGAATGCTTGAGTTTTTAAGTAAAGAAGAGAATGAGAGTATGCGCCAGTATGTGCAAACCGTTGCCCGTACCTTGGCACAGCAGTATCTGGAGCTGGATCCGGAATGCCCGGGTGTGCTGCGTCAGCAGAATGGAAATGCGACCTTCGCCAGTTTTGGCGACTATTTTGCTATGGAGCTGTATGCCCGACTGCTGAATGAACCCATTCTTGCGTGGTAA
- a CDS encoding VOC family protein — protein sequence MVERIYHVGLTVSDLDRSIAFYRDILGLEFQGEIFMEGKETDKMFRKENCKARVAYLNGSKALEAPPVELIQFVDSKIHKEQSDLFTTSISEVCFYTDDIDSVYKTLIENHVECLSEPQYFDFRTDGLGESRAFYFRDPDGIILEMMQPL from the coding sequence ATGGTTGAAAGAATTTATCACGTTGGATTAACCGTTTCTGATTTGGATCGCTCGATTGCTTTCTACAGAGATATTCTTGGGCTTGAATTTCAGGGCGAAATCTTTATGGAAGGCAAAGAGACAGATAAAATGTTCCGTAAGGAAAATTGTAAAGCAAGGGTTGCATATTTGAATGGTTCGAAAGCTCTTGAAGCACCACCGGTTGAATTGATTCAGTTTGTAGACAGCAAAATCCATAAAGAACAATCAGACTTGTTTACGACATCTATCTCTGAAGTATGCTTTTACACGGATGACATTGATTCTGTCTACAAAACCCTTATCGAAAATCATGTGGAGTGCTTGTCTGAACCGCAGTATTTCGATTTCAGGACAGATGGATTGGGGGAAAGCAGAGCGTTTTATTTCAGAGATCCGGATGGAATCATTCTTGAGATGATGCAACCGTTATAA